From Aphelocoma coerulescens isolate FSJ_1873_10779 chromosome W unlocalized genomic scaffold, UR_Acoe_1.0 ChrW_unloc_scaf_1, whole genome shotgun sequence, one genomic window encodes:
- the LOC138102768 gene encoding adenosine 5'-monophosphoramidase HINT1-like yields MVALLLSSERSSARRFSGTISDEDEECCAFRDLSLQSGTLFLVMPKEPIIGLSEAEGSGESLLGHVMIVGEMCVAHLGLTNGFRMVVDEGPEGGQSVYRIHLPFLGGRQLGWPPG; encoded by the exons ATGGTGGCGTTACTATTGTCTTCGGAAAGATCATCGGCAAGGCGATTCAGCGGTACCATCAgcgacgaggacgaggag TGCTGCGCGTTCCGTGATCTTTCACTGCAATCTGGGACACTTTTCCTAGTCATGCCTAAGGAGCCAATTATTGGGTTGTCTGAAGCAGAAGGTTCTGGTGAATCT cttcttGGGCATGTAATGATTGTTGGCGAGATGTGTGTTGCTCACCTGGGCCTGACCAATGGATTCCGGATGGTTGTGGATGAAGGGCCCGAGGGTGGGCAGTCTGTCTATCGCATACATCTACCCTTTCTGGGTGGCCGTCAGTTGGGCTGGCCGCCTGGCTAA